From the Ctenopharyngodon idella isolate HZGC_01 chromosome 3, HZGC01, whole genome shotgun sequence genome, one window contains:
- the cbx1a gene encoding chromobox protein homolog 1a isoform X2 gives MENTVDVDKEPEGSAEPPPFMTSMSQPTDTASDAPSVTEEDKLAATAGKKQNKKKVEEVVEEEEEYVVEKVLDRRVVKGRVEFLLKWKGFSDEDNTWEPEDNLDCPDLIAEYMQKHKSDDKKDSSGKRKGESDTDGGEDSRPKKRKDEQDKPRGFSRGLDPERIIGATDSSGELMFLMKWKNSDEADLVPAKEANVKCPQVVISFYEERLTWHSYPSEEEEKKDDKN, from the exons ATGGAGAA CACTGTTGACGTTGACAAGGAACCTGAAGGTTCCGCAGAGCCTCCCCCCTTCATGACGAGCATGAGCCAACCAACAGACACAGCCAGTGATGCTCCCAGCGTCACCGAAG aAGACAAGCTGGCGGCCACCGCTGGAAAGAAGCAGAACAAGAAGAAGGTGGAGGAGGTTgtagaggaagaggaagaataTGTGGTGGAGAAAGTCCTGGACAGGCGGGTGGTGAAGGGCAGAGTGGAGTTCCTGCTCAAATGGAAGGGCTTCTCAGA tGAAGACAACACATGGGAACCAGAGGACAACCTGGACTGTCCTGATCTCATCGCAGAGTACATGCAAAAACATAAAAGTGATGACAAAAAAGATTCTAGTGGAAAGAGGAAAGGAGAATCTGACACAGATGGTGGAGAAGACAGCCGGCCTAAAAAGAGGAAAGATGAG CAAGACAAGCCGAGGGGCTTTTCACGGGGGTTGGACCCAGAACGCATCATTGGAGCCACAGATTCCAGCGGCGAGCTCATGTTTCTAATGAAATG GAAAAACTCTGACGAGGCAGATCTCGTTCCAGCCAAAGAGGCCAATGTGAAGTGCCCGCAGGTGGTCATCTCATTCTATGAAGAGCGACTGACATGGCACTCTTACCCTTCTGAGGAAGAAGAGAAGAAGGACGATAAGAACTAG
- the cbx1a gene encoding chromobox protein homolog 1a isoform X3 encodes MTSMSQPTDTASDAPSVTEEDKLAATAGKKQNKKKVEEVVEEEEEYVVEKVLDRRVVKGRVEFLLKWKGFSDEDNTWEPEDNLDCPDLIAEYMQKHKSDDKKDSSGKRKGESDTDGGEDSRPKKRKDEQDKPRGFSRGLDPERIIGATDSSGELMFLMKWKNSDEADLVPAKEANVKCPQVVISFYEERLTWHSYPSEEEEKKDDKN; translated from the exons ATGACGAGCATGAGCCAACCAACAGACACAGCCAGTGATGCTCCCAGCGTCACCGAAG aAGACAAGCTGGCGGCCACCGCTGGAAAGAAGCAGAACAAGAAGAAGGTGGAGGAGGTTgtagaggaagaggaagaataTGTGGTGGAGAAAGTCCTGGACAGGCGGGTGGTGAAGGGCAGAGTGGAGTTCCTGCTCAAATGGAAGGGCTTCTCAGA tGAAGACAACACATGGGAACCAGAGGACAACCTGGACTGTCCTGATCTCATCGCAGAGTACATGCAAAAACATAAAAGTGATGACAAAAAAGATTCTAGTGGAAAGAGGAAAGGAGAATCTGACACAGATGGTGGAGAAGACAGCCGGCCTAAAAAGAGGAAAGATGAG CAAGACAAGCCGAGGGGCTTTTCACGGGGGTTGGACCCAGAACGCATCATTGGAGCCACAGATTCCAGCGGCGAGCTCATGTTTCTAATGAAATG GAAAAACTCTGACGAGGCAGATCTCGTTCCAGCCAAAGAGGCCAATGTGAAGTGCCCGCAGGTGGTCATCTCATTCTATGAAGAGCGACTGACATGGCACTCTTACCCTTCTGAGGAAGAAGAGAAGAAGGACGATAAGAACTAG
- the cbx1a gene encoding chromobox protein homolog 1a isoform X1 produces MHLSTSACTVDVDKEPEGSAEPPPFMTSMSQPTDTASDAPSVTEEDKLAATAGKKQNKKKVEEVVEEEEEYVVEKVLDRRVVKGRVEFLLKWKGFSDEDNTWEPEDNLDCPDLIAEYMQKHKSDDKKDSSGKRKGESDTDGGEDSRPKKRKDEQDKPRGFSRGLDPERIIGATDSSGELMFLMKWKNSDEADLVPAKEANVKCPQVVISFYEERLTWHSYPSEEEEKKDDKN; encoded by the exons ATGCATCTCAGTACTTCAGCCTG CACTGTTGACGTTGACAAGGAACCTGAAGGTTCCGCAGAGCCTCCCCCCTTCATGACGAGCATGAGCCAACCAACAGACACAGCCAGTGATGCTCCCAGCGTCACCGAAG aAGACAAGCTGGCGGCCACCGCTGGAAAGAAGCAGAACAAGAAGAAGGTGGAGGAGGTTgtagaggaagaggaagaataTGTGGTGGAGAAAGTCCTGGACAGGCGGGTGGTGAAGGGCAGAGTGGAGTTCCTGCTCAAATGGAAGGGCTTCTCAGA tGAAGACAACACATGGGAACCAGAGGACAACCTGGACTGTCCTGATCTCATCGCAGAGTACATGCAAAAACATAAAAGTGATGACAAAAAAGATTCTAGTGGAAAGAGGAAAGGAGAATCTGACACAGATGGTGGAGAAGACAGCCGGCCTAAAAAGAGGAAAGATGAG CAAGACAAGCCGAGGGGCTTTTCACGGGGGTTGGACCCAGAACGCATCATTGGAGCCACAGATTCCAGCGGCGAGCTCATGTTTCTAATGAAATG GAAAAACTCTGACGAGGCAGATCTCGTTCCAGCCAAAGAGGCCAATGTGAAGTGCCCGCAGGTGGTCATCTCATTCTATGAAGAGCGACTGACATGGCACTCTTACCCTTCTGAGGAAGAAGAGAAGAAGGACGATAAGAACTAG